One genomic window of uncultured Erythrobacter sp. includes the following:
- a CDS encoding type II toxin-antitoxin system HipA family toxin, translating into MARRKSHDPLDVLINGRLVGQLSKASNGATAFQYDQSWLNWEPAFAISLSLPKRETPYKGQEVTAVFDNLLPDNLDIRRRIAERTGAAGADPYSLLEEIGRDCVGAMQFLHPDEDHDSAPGLTGEEQSEEDIEQTLAGLAQKPLGMDREEEFRISVAGAQEKTSLLLQEGKWLKPIGTTPTTHLLKPQLGQIPTPSGIIDMSSSVDNEHYCLTLLEEFGIKVAKTWIETFGKRRVLVVERFDRLQRGPKDILRLPQEDMCQALGIPPSLKYQSNGGPSADQILKLLQRADSPLEDQQSFLSALILFWLIGATDGHGKNFSIFLRPFDRYGLTPIYDVLTAQPAFEQRQIPKNKFKLAMSAGKKPHYVVSEVAGRHFVQTAQKAGMGPTIIHQCFETILQNIEAAPVRALERMPDDFDASVHESVGRAIKSQIAVFEAGLREL; encoded by the coding sequence ATGGCTCGGCGCAAGAGCCATGACCCACTAGACGTCCTGATTAATGGGCGGCTTGTGGGCCAACTATCGAAAGCCAGCAATGGGGCAACTGCCTTCCAATACGATCAGTCATGGCTGAACTGGGAGCCGGCATTTGCCATCTCACTCTCGCTCCCCAAACGTGAGACACCCTATAAGGGGCAAGAAGTTACCGCTGTCTTCGACAACCTACTCCCCGACAATCTAGATATCCGGAGACGAATCGCCGAGCGGACCGGAGCTGCTGGCGCGGATCCCTACAGCCTCCTTGAAGAAATCGGCCGTGACTGTGTTGGCGCGATGCAGTTCCTGCATCCTGATGAAGATCATGATTCCGCGCCAGGGCTGACGGGCGAGGAGCAGTCTGAAGAGGATATCGAGCAAACCCTTGCAGGTCTCGCTCAAAAACCCCTCGGCATGGACAGAGAAGAAGAGTTCAGAATTTCCGTAGCAGGAGCCCAAGAGAAGACATCGCTCCTGCTGCAAGAAGGGAAATGGCTCAAGCCAATCGGTACCACACCGACCACTCACCTTCTAAAGCCACAACTTGGGCAAATCCCGACACCCTCAGGCATTATCGACATGAGCTCGAGCGTCGACAATGAGCACTACTGCCTGACGTTACTCGAAGAATTCGGGATCAAGGTTGCCAAGACCTGGATTGAGACCTTTGGCAAGCGCCGAGTACTCGTGGTTGAGCGCTTCGACCGACTTCAACGAGGCCCAAAGGATATCCTGCGGCTGCCACAGGAAGATATGTGCCAAGCACTGGGAATACCACCTAGTCTCAAATATCAAAGCAATGGCGGGCCGAGCGCGGACCAAATCCTCAAACTGCTCCAACGCGCAGATAGCCCGCTAGAAGACCAACAATCGTTCCTTTCCGCTCTCATCCTGTTCTGGCTGATTGGCGCGACCGATGGCCACGGAAAGAACTTCTCGATCTTCCTTCGACCTTTCGATCGCTACGGCCTAACCCCAATCTATGATGTCCTCACAGCGCAGCCCGCTTTTGAGCAAAGGCAAATCCCAAAGAACAAATTCAAGCTCGCCATGTCAGCAGGCAAGAAGCCGCACTATGTGGTCTCAGAGGTCGCTGGCCGGCACTTCGTTCAAACAGCCCAGAAAGCTGGAATGGGTCCAACCATCATTCACCAATGTTTTGAAACAATATTACAGAACATCGAGGCTGCGCCAGTCCGCGCACTCGAGCGCATGCCAGATGATTTTGATGCCAGCGTTCACGAAAGCGTTGGCCGCGCAATCAAAAGCCAAATCGCTGTCTTCGAAGCGGGGCTAAGAGAACTATAG
- a CDS encoding helix-turn-helix domain-containing protein gives MHQIVRSPKQLGTLIRRERRERSWTQSHLASMTGLRQEFISKIEAGQEGTKLATIYAIFAALGLELVVEQRNPNQAPSIEDVF, from the coding sequence ATGCATCAGATTGTCAGATCGCCAAAACAACTCGGGACACTCATTCGGCGTGAACGGCGCGAGCGTTCGTGGACGCAATCACATTTGGCGTCGATGACGGGGTTGAGGCAAGAATTCATCTCGAAGATCGAAGCAGGGCAAGAGGGGACTAAACTCGCAACAATCTATGCGATCTTCGCCGCTTTGGGACTCGAGTTGGTCGTGGAACAGCGCAACCCCAATCAAGCCCCAAGTATTGAGGACGTCTTTTAA
- the leuD gene encoding 3-isopropylmalate dehydratase small subunit has product MTPLRRIQGVAIPFDRINVDTDLIISSDHLKGVNRTGLGKHAFEDLRANDPENVFDSPRNRGAPILLTGIGFGSGSSREHAAWALSDMGIRCVIGPGFADIFAGNAFKNGIAVITLPSDHVDQLMMYARDHELDIGIEEQEIVVTNGKTYHFELDAFRKHCLMSGLDEISLTEQDDERISLFERNRAHERSFVDSRLVNGKLSHS; this is encoded by the coding sequence ATGACTCCACTAAGGCGGATACAGGGTGTCGCGATCCCATTCGACCGCATCAATGTCGACACGGATCTGATAATTTCATCGGACCATTTGAAAGGCGTGAACCGGACGGGGCTAGGCAAGCACGCCTTTGAGGACTTGCGCGCCAATGATCCTGAAAATGTCTTCGACAGTCCGAGGAACCGCGGTGCACCAATCCTCTTGACCGGGATCGGTTTTGGCAGCGGTTCGAGCCGTGAACACGCCGCTTGGGCACTCTCCGACATGGGAATTCGTTGTGTTATCGGCCCGGGATTTGCAGACATATTTGCCGGCAACGCATTCAAGAACGGCATCGCGGTCATCACGTTACCTTCCGATCACGTCGATCAACTCATGATGTATGCGAGGGACCACGAGCTCGATATCGGCATCGAAGAGCAGGAAATTGTCGTCACCAATGGAAAGACGTACCACTTTGAGCTCGACGCTTTTCGGAAACATTGCCTGATGAGCGGGCTAGACGAAATATCCCTCACGGAGCAAGATGACGAAAGGATTTCTCTATTTGAGAGAAACCGGGCCCATGAAAGGTCATTTGTCGATTCCAGGTTGGTGAACGGGAAGCTGAGCCATTCCTGA
- the leuC gene encoding 3-isopropylmalate dehydratase large subunit: MAKQSLYEKIWTEHLVFKRADGTCLIYVGRHLLHEVTSPQAFEGLRLAGRSARRPELALAMPDHNVSTSPHRNFESPDPMSMVQVDLLKRNCTEFGIRHIDISDRDQGIVHVVGPEIGFVLPGQVVVCGDSHTATHGAFGALSFGIGTSEVEHVLATQTLLLRPFRSMEVEVTGQLGFGVTAKDLALGIIGTIGATGGAGHVIEYRGEAIRKLSMEGRMTLCNMAIESGARAGLISPDQTTFDYVEGRDFAPSGDDFARACAYWESLATDEDATFDKRVTIHASTIEPQVTWGNSPEDVVSVSGSVPDPEAFDDKAKRESAYKALAYMDLEPGTLMAEIDIQHVFIGSCTNGRIEDLRDAARIVSGRKRSETVTSALVVPGSGRVKKQAESEGLDKIFLDAGFEWREPGCSSCLGMNADKVPAGARCASTSNRNFVGRQGPHSRTHLMSPSMAAATAITGKITDVRRLFR; this comes from the coding sequence ATGGCGAAACAGTCGTTGTACGAGAAGATATGGACCGAGCATCTGGTCTTTAAAAGAGCTGACGGGACATGCTTGATTTATGTCGGCCGCCACCTTTTGCATGAAGTTACAAGCCCGCAGGCGTTCGAGGGTTTAAGGTTGGCTGGAAGGTCCGCGAGACGCCCCGAACTTGCCTTGGCGATGCCCGATCACAACGTTTCGACTAGCCCACACAGAAATTTCGAATCGCCGGATCCGATGTCAATGGTGCAAGTGGATCTGCTGAAACGGAATTGCACCGAATTCGGTATACGGCACATCGACATTTCCGACCGGGATCAGGGGATCGTCCATGTTGTTGGGCCGGAAATCGGCTTTGTTCTCCCTGGGCAGGTGGTTGTCTGCGGCGATAGCCATACGGCAACTCATGGCGCGTTCGGCGCTCTATCCTTCGGCATCGGGACAAGCGAAGTCGAACATGTTCTGGCCACACAGACGCTTCTTTTGAGACCGTTTCGATCGATGGAGGTGGAGGTCACCGGCCAGCTTGGCTTTGGAGTAACAGCCAAGGATCTGGCGCTCGGAATTATCGGGACGATCGGCGCGACAGGCGGCGCCGGGCATGTCATCGAGTATAGAGGTGAGGCGATCAGGAAACTGTCCATGGAGGGCCGGATGACCCTCTGCAACATGGCTATCGAAAGCGGCGCAAGAGCGGGGCTGATCTCTCCGGATCAAACTACGTTCGACTATGTCGAAGGCAGGGATTTCGCACCGAGTGGCGACGATTTTGCAAGAGCGTGCGCATATTGGGAAAGCCTCGCGACTGACGAAGATGCGACCTTCGACAAGCGAGTGACAATCCATGCCAGCACCATTGAACCACAGGTAACTTGGGGAAATAGCCCAGAGGATGTCGTTTCAGTCTCAGGATCGGTTCCGGATCCAGAAGCATTCGACGACAAGGCCAAGAGGGAATCGGCCTACAAAGCACTTGCCTATATGGATCTGGAGCCCGGGACCCTCATGGCAGAAATCGATATCCAACATGTCTTCATTGGCTCATGCACCAACGGCCGGATCGAAGATTTGCGCGATGCCGCGCGAATTGTCAGCGGGCGCAAGCGCTCGGAGACCGTTACGTCTGCCTTGGTCGTCCCGGGGTCAGGGCGGGTCAAGAAACAAGCCGAAAGCGAAGGGCTCGACAAGATCTTCCTGGATGCAGGGTTCGAATGGCGCGAGCCCGGCTGCTCATCCTGCCTTGGCATGAATGCCGACAAGGTGCCGGCTGGCGCGCGCTGCGCGTCGACTTCGAACAGGAATTTTGTCGGCAGACAGGGGCCGCACAGCAGGACCCACCTGATGTCCCCGTCCATGGCCGCAGCAACGGCCATTACCGGCAAAATCACTGATGTCAGGAGGCTGTTCCGATGA
- a CDS encoding MATE family efflux transporter produces MDQERIFDLTGSVVVLSAPNILLVIFQASLILVEVFYLAIIGDQFLVMLALITPVYMLMLMLGSGAISTASSSLVARYLGAEQYSQAKICAAQGVLLAIALGLAFFASVLILSPVLVLFLNDGLVALLPVGTYQYIAVLFLSAPAIFAYNALSGVMRGAGEMVFPAVVSAVTALLTVAIMPLVMFGFGPVEGIGFIGAAATLTSFTYLGLLVMAMRVYADGRPFMPALGWLWRKDVIAELLAVAVPTAVLSLLNLAAFVAITIVMANLGQAGAAAYGAIGRVEFTIMVVSFAVGVATIREVGVRFGAGDLANAKRAAWVSASFVALLLSVPVAILWFAPGLWLTLFLDDAEAIGIGSTYLSFAAPGYVAFGFGLAWLFVAQATGALKAAFLASVVRVVVIVALAFALSWAGFSPAVAAGLATALGSLFYAISMPIVQQRIFGAPIGDRLHAAAQDSIRVRS; encoded by the coding sequence ATGGATCAGGAGCGAATCTTTGATCTCACCGGGTCGGTGGTGGTGTTATCCGCACCAAATATTCTCCTAGTAATTTTCCAGGCGTCATTAATACTGGTCGAAGTTTTCTATTTGGCTATTATTGGCGATCAGTTCCTCGTCATGCTCGCCTTGATTACCCCGGTTTACATGCTAATGCTGATGTTGGGGTCTGGAGCAATTTCCACCGCATCAAGTAGTCTGGTCGCGAGATACCTGGGGGCCGAGCAGTACTCACAAGCGAAGATATGTGCAGCCCAAGGGGTCTTGCTGGCAATTGCCTTAGGATTGGCATTCTTTGCTTCGGTTCTGATCTTGAGCCCTGTTCTGGTGCTTTTCTTGAACGATGGCCTGGTGGCATTACTTCCAGTCGGAACCTACCAATACATTGCTGTCCTGTTCCTGAGCGCGCCCGCAATCTTTGCCTACAACGCGCTGAGTGGTGTGATGCGCGGGGCCGGAGAGATGGTTTTTCCGGCGGTCGTATCAGCTGTTACGGCCTTACTGACGGTGGCCATCATGCCGTTGGTTATGTTCGGATTCGGTCCGGTTGAGGGGATCGGATTCATTGGCGCCGCCGCCACCTTGACCTCGTTTACCTATCTCGGGCTATTGGTGATGGCGATGCGGGTCTATGCTGATGGCCGTCCCTTCATGCCTGCTCTCGGCTGGCTTTGGCGGAAAGACGTAATAGCTGAGCTACTGGCAGTGGCAGTGCCGACTGCGGTTCTGTCGCTCCTCAATCTCGCCGCCTTCGTGGCAATCACCATCGTAATGGCAAACCTTGGTCAGGCTGGCGCAGCGGCATACGGCGCTATCGGTCGGGTCGAGTTCACCATTATGGTGGTGAGCTTTGCCGTAGGCGTCGCGACAATTCGCGAAGTGGGGGTTCGATTTGGGGCTGGCGATCTTGCGAACGCCAAACGCGCAGCCTGGGTGTCGGCCTCATTCGTTGCGCTATTGCTGAGTGTGCCCGTCGCGATACTCTGGTTTGCTCCCGGATTGTGGTTGACGCTGTTCCTTGATGACGCGGAGGCTATCGGGATCGGCTCGACCTATTTGAGTTTCGCAGCGCCCGGCTATGTCGCGTTTGGATTTGGGCTTGCGTGGCTCTTTGTGGCTCAGGCAACCGGTGCCTTGAAGGCGGCGTTCCTCGCATCCGTCGTGCGGGTCGTTGTCATTGTCGCGCTCGCATTCGCTCTCAGCTGGGCAGGGTTTTCACCTGCCGTCGCTGCTGGCTTGGCTACAGCGTTAGGTTCTCTCTTCTACGCTATAAGCATGCCCATCGTGCAGCAGCGCATCTTCGGTGCACCAATCGGCGATCGACTGCATGCGGCAGCGCAAGACAGCATCAGGGTGCGGTCGTGA
- a CDS encoding 2Fe-2S iron-sulfur cluster-binding protein → MDGQSGMNLMQLLRLHAVDGITADCSGAMSCGTCRVRVAESWSERLSPPNSSELDMLEALEDHDPLTRLTCQIELTEEIDGLVLNIE, encoded by the coding sequence ATGGATGGTCAATCCGGGATGAACCTGATGCAGCTGCTTCGATTGCATGCGGTCGACGGGATCACTGCTGATTGCAGTGGCGCGATGAGCTGCGGGACATGCCGCGTCCGTGTGGCGGAGTCATGGAGCGAGAGGCTTTCGCCTCCCAACTCCAGTGAGCTCGATATGCTCGAAGCCCTAGAAGATCATGATCCGCTTACGCGCCTCACATGCCAGATCGAATTGACCGAAGAAATCGATGGATTGGTTTTGAATATCGAATGA
- a CDS encoding acyl carrier protein, with protein sequence MSNIIEGIREIISEICDIDTSEIETKSNMISDLGIDSLDFLDISFAIEKKFGVKLPVDDWVEKVDAGEATLDDYFVVQSIADFIASNQVTA encoded by the coding sequence GTGAGTAATATCATTGAGGGAATTCGAGAAATTATTTCGGAGATTTGTGACATCGATACGTCGGAGATCGAAACGAAATCGAATATGATTTCTGATCTTGGCATCGATAGCCTGGACTTTTTGGATATTTCATTCGCTATCGAGAAGAAATTCGGTGTGAAGCTCCCAGTGGATGACTGGGTAGAGAAAGTCGATGCGGGTGAGGCAACCCTTGACGACTATTTTGTCGTCCAATCGATCGCCGACTTCATCGCCAGCAATCAAGTGACGGCATAA
- a CDS encoding beta-ketoacyl synthase N-terminal-like domain-containing protein: protein MSADREKRAVVVTGMGIVCPLGCSSEAIIHALNQTDASSGIDRQTFAPYPVRPAVNTNGDRFLRRPGERRVMSDMMLHAVEAAGQALSSAGLIGREEGLDDINMLVAAGMSARDPRADAELLAERGNTAQTGPAFNRRLQSELKPTLFLAQLSNLVAGNLSLMFGIKGSSRTISGEEIAGAQCLETAFRQIASGQREVVLVGGSFSAERPEVIASYAAAGILAHNEVPDAGAVLATASVFLVLESATSAEMRGQKPLARMRDVQTRLGNRKAKGDISSNAAKLLDTWSRADSGDKIAIVDGSPSRSVLSEESDALIEIARTSKAMSLAGRFGRADRFGHPIDASALLSAWIGLSMLNEPDFPAEDKVDCSPDAVLCCDWGLRFGESEVLLEKA, encoded by the coding sequence ATGTCTGCCGATCGCGAGAAGCGAGCCGTCGTTGTCACTGGCATGGGCATAGTCTGTCCGCTCGGCTGTTCTAGTGAAGCGATAATCCACGCGCTCAATCAGACTGATGCGAGTAGTGGCATCGATCGGCAGACTTTTGCGCCTTACCCTGTCAGGCCGGCCGTCAACACCAATGGAGATCGTTTCCTAAGGCGTCCGGGCGAGCGCCGGGTGATGAGCGACATGATGCTTCATGCGGTGGAGGCTGCGGGTCAGGCCCTGTCGTCTGCCGGTCTTATCGGTCGCGAGGAGGGCCTGGACGACATCAATATGCTGGTCGCCGCGGGCATGTCGGCACGCGATCCGCGCGCTGACGCCGAATTGCTGGCCGAGCGAGGAAACACGGCTCAGACCGGTCCCGCGTTCAACCGGCGGCTCCAGAGCGAATTGAAACCGACGCTTTTCCTCGCCCAGCTGTCCAACCTGGTCGCCGGCAACCTTTCTCTGATGTTTGGGATCAAAGGCTCCAGTCGAACGATCAGTGGTGAGGAGATTGCCGGAGCGCAATGCCTTGAGACAGCGTTTCGGCAGATCGCGAGTGGTCAGCGCGAAGTCGTTCTGGTCGGCGGTAGTTTCAGCGCCGAGCGGCCTGAAGTCATCGCCAGCTACGCGGCTGCCGGGATTCTGGCGCACAATGAAGTCCCGGATGCGGGAGCAGTGCTGGCTACCGCGTCGGTGTTTCTGGTGCTTGAAAGCGCCACTTCTGCCGAAATGCGCGGGCAAAAACCCCTCGCAAGAATGCGCGACGTTCAAACTCGTCTTGGTAATCGCAAGGCCAAGGGGGACATTTCGAGCAACGCCGCAAAGCTGCTTGATACTTGGTCACGAGCCGACAGTGGAGACAAGATTGCAATCGTGGATGGCTCTCCGTCACGCTCGGTCCTCTCTGAAGAAAGCGACGCTCTGATAGAGATTGCCAGGACCTCCAAAGCCATGAGCCTGGCAGGACGATTTGGAAGGGCAGACCGGTTCGGACACCCGATCGATGCCAGCGCGCTCCTGTCCGCGTGGATCGGCCTGAGCATGCTCAACGAACCCGATTTCCCTGCCGAAGACAAAGTTGATTGCTCTCCGGACGCAGTTCTGTGCTGCGACTGGGGGCTTCGCTTTGGCGAGTCCGAAGTCCTTTTGGAGAAGGCGTAA
- a CDS encoding beta-ketoacyl synthase N-terminal-like domain-containing protein: MATTKDTRVAITGLGLLTANGSTTAENWQRFSGGRSGIKPIKRFETDGLPVSFAGTVPPICDDHTVGVDRHVAFSIHVGREAINQARLKSTGGFPGPLFLAVPATEHPWEAAFEVANETMVGDHGLFDDPARFADFNPELVFRHRLDGEIALQVNEVFGCQGVPLTTFTACASGASALQFAVEAVRRGETDMALAIGCDASLSAEMISRFALLSALSQRKGDPEQASRPFSKDRDGFVIAEGAAAMVVESVESARKRGAQILAIVSGVGEAADDFHRTRSNPDGSSIVSCMSRAISDAKLVPEDIGYVNCHGTSTPENDKMEGLGINLLFGDHARSMPISSNKSMIGHTLTAAGMVEAVVSILCLMEETLTPTINYHTPDPTLDFDVVPNEARASKVDHILSNSFGFGGQNVSLVLSSEATL, translated from the coding sequence ATGGCAACTACCAAAGATACGCGAGTGGCAATCACAGGGCTTGGTCTCTTGACCGCAAACGGGAGCACTACAGCCGAGAACTGGCAGCGCTTCTCGGGTGGCCGGTCTGGGATAAAGCCTATCAAACGATTTGAGACTGACGGCCTGCCAGTCAGCTTCGCGGGCACGGTTCCACCCATTTGCGACGACCATACAGTTGGAGTTGATCGGCATGTTGCGTTCTCGATCCACGTGGGTCGCGAGGCAATCAATCAGGCAAGACTGAAGTCGACCGGAGGCTTTCCCGGGCCGCTCTTCCTCGCCGTTCCAGCCACCGAACACCCATGGGAGGCTGCCTTCGAAGTCGCGAACGAGACGATGGTTGGCGACCATGGGTTGTTTGATGACCCTGCACGATTTGCTGATTTTAACCCTGAGTTGGTCTTTCGGCATCGGCTGGATGGTGAGATCGCTTTGCAGGTCAATGAGGTTTTTGGCTGCCAGGGAGTTCCACTCACCACGTTCACGGCCTGTGCTTCTGGGGCGTCTGCCCTCCAGTTTGCCGTAGAGGCAGTCCGCCGGGGCGAGACGGATATGGCGCTCGCGATTGGATGCGATGCATCTCTCAGCGCAGAGATGATATCGCGATTTGCGCTGCTCTCTGCGCTCTCGCAACGCAAAGGTGATCCCGAGCAGGCATCTCGACCCTTTTCCAAGGATCGAGATGGATTTGTAATCGCCGAGGGTGCTGCGGCCATGGTCGTTGAAAGCGTCGAATCCGCCCGAAAGAGAGGCGCTCAGATTCTCGCGATCGTCTCGGGAGTGGGGGAAGCCGCCGATGACTTTCACCGTACTCGTTCAAACCCGGATGGCTCCAGCATCGTCTCCTGCATGAGCAGGGCCATCAGCGACGCGAAGCTTGTCCCGGAGGACATTGGCTACGTCAATTGCCACGGAACCAGCACCCCGGAAAACGACAAGATGGAAGGTCTGGGCATCAACCTCCTGTTTGGGGATCACGCGCGTTCGATGCCAATCAGCTCGAACAAATCCATGATTGGCCATACACTAACAGCGGCCGGGATGGTCGAAGCCGTGGTCTCGATTCTTTGCCTGATGGAGGAAACTCTCACTCCCACCATCAACTACCACACCCCCGATCCGACGCTCGATTTCGATGTCGTTCCCAACGAGGCGCGCGCGAGCAAAGTCGACCATATCCTTTCCAACAGCTTTGGCTTTGGCGGCCAGAATGTCAGCCTCGTCCTCTCTTCGGAAGCCACTCTGTGA
- a CDS encoding SDR family oxidoreductase, protein MTRRTFITGGSKGIGSAIVKRLAADGHEVVFSYNSSAHQADALCAIDREKVSCIGLDLQDPTSVETMRDYLDGDHEPFDGFIHCAGTTYDRLSMSGERGAILKLMETNLFSMMGIYSLLLPAMMRNRFGRIICLGSVTAKLGNTGNAFYASSKAAMGGFLRSSVAEIASRGITLNLIAPGFIATDMIRDYPGLESAAKKRIPAKRVGKPEDVAALASFLMREEAGYINGATLTVDGGLSATLGWSAA, encoded by the coding sequence GTGACGCGCCGTACTTTCATCACAGGCGGAAGCAAAGGCATCGGGTCGGCGATTGTCAAACGCCTGGCTGCCGACGGTCACGAAGTCGTCTTTTCGTACAATAGCTCCGCCCATCAAGCTGATGCACTGTGCGCCATTGATCGTGAAAAGGTCTCTTGCATCGGTCTCGACCTTCAAGATCCGACATCGGTTGAGACAATGCGCGACTATCTGGATGGCGATCACGAACCATTCGATGGCTTCATACATTGTGCCGGAACGACCTACGATCGCCTAAGCATGTCCGGCGAACGTGGGGCGATTTTAAAGCTCATGGAAACCAATCTGTTTTCCATGATGGGCATCTACAGCCTGCTCTTGCCTGCCATGATGCGCAATCGGTTTGGCAGAATTATCTGCCTTGGCTCGGTGACGGCAAAACTCGGCAATACCGGCAACGCGTTCTACGCATCAAGCAAGGCTGCAATGGGCGGATTTCTTCGCAGCAGTGTGGCCGAAATCGCCTCGCGCGGGATCACGCTCAATCTGATCGCGCCCGGCTTCATCGCGACTGACATGATTAGGGATTATCCGGGGCTCGAAAGCGCTGCGAAGAAACGCATCCCTGCAAAACGTGTCGGAAAGCCGGAAGACGTTGCTGCTCTGGCCAGCTTTCTGATGCGCGAAGAGGCGGGATACATCAACGGTGCGACGCTCACAGTGGATGGCGGGCTTAGTGCTACACTTGGATGGAGCGCAGCATGA
- a CDS encoding zinc-binding dehydrogenase, translated as MTTANMGLVLSEEKAVQWQEVSSLSDLKPDHVRLRVEAVALNHLDLFSRRGMAFSKRKLPIIAGVEGAGRILRVGAEVEGFDKNDRVVVYPGDICGKCVECISGRENLCSTGEGILGFHLDGVAAEEIDVPARLVRKVPDSLPSIYAACAPVTYATVVHMLCTNAKLQAGETVLVHAAGSGIGSLAIKLANHIGAGVFATVGSDAKIPKARQLGAHHVINYSEKPFHTIIRRITEGTGVDVVFEHVGQATWRGSMLSLAKGGRLVTCGATSGPRADLDLMHLFNRQIKILASFGGTIADMEQGLRFMSESEVLPHIDSVVRPQDIESQFAKLADRNVFGKIVIDFTGEQG; from the coding sequence ATGACGACTGCAAACATGGGCCTCGTCCTTTCCGAAGAGAAAGCGGTGCAATGGCAGGAAGTTTCGTCACTTTCCGACCTGAAACCTGACCATGTTCGCCTGCGGGTGGAAGCTGTGGCGCTTAACCACCTCGATCTGTTCTCGCGAAGGGGAATGGCCTTTTCAAAGCGCAAACTGCCAATCATCGCAGGGGTCGAAGGTGCGGGCAGGATCCTTCGTGTCGGAGCGGAAGTCGAAGGCTTCGACAAGAATGATCGGGTTGTTGTCTATCCGGGCGATATCTGCGGCAAGTGTGTCGAATGCATTTCAGGACGTGAGAATCTCTGCAGTACCGGTGAAGGCATCCTTGGGTTTCACCTCGATGGCGTAGCCGCTGAAGAGATTGACGTGCCCGCACGCCTTGTGCGGAAAGTCCCCGACAGTCTGCCTTCCATTTACGCGGCTTGTGCGCCCGTCACCTATGCCACTGTTGTGCATATGCTTTGCACCAACGCAAAGCTTCAGGCTGGCGAGACGGTGCTTGTTCATGCCGCAGGGAGCGGCATTGGCTCCTTGGCCATAAAGCTGGCCAACCACATCGGTGCAGGTGTGTTCGCCACCGTCGGAAGCGACGCCAAAATCCCAAAGGCGCGCCAGCTCGGCGCGCACCACGTTATCAACTACTCTGAAAAGCCCTTCCACACGATCATTCGCAGGATCACCGAGGGGACCGGGGTCGATGTGGTCTTCGAGCACGTAGGTCAAGCGACCTGGAGGGGCAGCATGCTGTCACTCGCCAAGGGCGGGCGGCTGGTCACTTGCGGCGCAACGAGCGGCCCGCGTGCCGATCTTGACCTGATGCATTTGTTCAACCGTCAGATCAAAATTCTCGCTTCTTTTGGAGGCACAATCGCCGACATGGAACAGGGCTTACGTTTCATGTCGGAATCCGAGGTTCTTCCGCATATCGACAGCGTGGTGAGGCCTCAGGATATCGAGAGCCAATTCGCCAAGCTCGCTGATCGAAATGTCTTCGGAAAGATCGTCATCGACTTCACCGGAGAGCAAGGATGA